A window of the Bactrocera neohumeralis isolate Rockhampton unplaced genomic scaffold, APGP_CSIRO_Bneo_wtdbg2-racon-allhic-juicebox.fasta_v2 cluster09, whole genome shotgun sequence genome harbors these coding sequences:
- the LOC126764185 gene encoding putative nuclease HARBI1, with translation MCVDGTHIKIRKPSKEGFLYYNRKGFYSINAMVVCDNRLRIKSIDARYPGCNHDSHVWGLSKLNFQMERRYREGERNTWLLGDAGYPLQPWLMTPYRSVNHGSQKRSYNMRHSKTRNIVERTIGVLKNRFRCLLGARELHYSPEKACQIVNVACALHYICIHYKVDDLSANKFDFENREEEEEEQSNDPNYASIANRIRDNILSAF, from the exons ATGTGCGTTGATGGTAcgcatataaaaataagaaaaccgTCTAAAGAGGGTTTTCTATACTACAATAGAAAAGGTTTTTACAGCATCAATGCTATGGTG gtaTGCGATAACAGATTACGCATAAAAAGCATTGATGCGCGGTATCCAGGATGCAATCACGACTCACATGTGTGGGGATTGAGCAAGTTGAACTTTCAGATGGAACGGCGATATCGCGAAGGCGAAAGAAATACATGGCTGTTag GCGATGCTGGGTATCCATTGCAGCCTTGGCTAATGACTCCGTATCGGTCCGTAAATCATGGCAGCCAAAAAAGAAGTTACAATATGAGGCACTCTAAAACGAGAAATATTGTAGAGCGGACAATTGGGGTCTTGAAGAATCGTTTTCGATGCTTGTTGGGAGCTCGAGAACTACACTACTCACCGGAAAAAGCATGTCAAATTGTAAACGTTGCTTGTGCCCTCCATTATATTTGCATCCACTACAAAGTGGATGATTTGAGCGCAAATAAATTCGATTTTGAAAACCgtgaggaagaggaagaagaacAAAGCAATGACCCCAATTATGCTTCCATAGCAAACCGTATTAGAGACAATATACTTTctgctttttaa
- the LOC126764207 gene encoding uncharacterized protein LOC126764207, whose protein sequence is MSTGGGPCRLQRISPLEEKVIALTGLETCTSGISGARDYGDSVEVEDAAETTEMDTSARSDDIPSTSGASSQNREPRADFFITHSSLLKQQIQNQKEFYAETKKFNEAAFGKMEEVTKYLRYMNRSLETLAATAVKQLEEQKRHNRIKEELLKEKVEIKMQMLRLDPNYKPDSK, encoded by the coding sequence atGAGCACCGGTGGAGGTCCTTGCCGTTTACAACGCATAAGCCCACTGGAGGAAAAGGTGATAGCTTTGACGGGTTTGGAAACATGCACAAGTGGAATAAGTGGGGCCCGCGATTATGGCGATAGTGTGGAGGTAGAAGATGCTGCCGAAACCACTGAAATGGACACTTCCGCTCGTTCGGATGATATCCCTTCAACCAGTGGAGCTAGCAGCCAAAATAGAGAGCCGAGAGCAGACTTCTTCATTACTCATTCTTCATTACTTAAGCAACAgattcaaaatcaaaaagaattttatgcagagacgaaaaaattcaatgaagctGCCTTTGGTAAAATGGAAGAAGTTACTAAATATTTACGGTACATGAATCGTTCTCTTGAAACTTTGGCGGCAACTGCAGTGAAGCAACTTGAAGAACAGAAGCGACACAATAGAATTAAGGAAGAGCTGTTGAaggaaaaagtagaaataaaaatgcaaatgctaAGATTAGATCCAAATTATAAGCCTGATTCAAAGTag